From Schaalia sp. ZJ405, one genomic window encodes:
- a CDS encoding L-ribulose-5-phosphate 4-epimerase, giving the protein MDHRDPSTWDADFAQNVQRTRDIVSALHAELPRWGLIVWTAGNVSQRVKGPAADGSQDLLVIKPSGVSYDDLTPEAMVVCDLEANLIQGEGSPSSDTAAHAYVYKHMPEVGGVVHTHSTYATAWAARGEEIPCVLTMMGDEFGGPVPIGPFALIGDDSIGRGIVDTLKESRSPAVLMQNHGPFTIGKDAKAAVKAAAMVEEVARTVHISRQLGEPIPIPQDKVDSLYNRYQFVYGQHDSSEQITEGDK; this is encoded by the coding sequence CAACGCACCCGCGACATCGTTTCCGCACTTCACGCTGAACTTCCACGATGGGGACTCATCGTCTGGACCGCAGGAAATGTCTCCCAGAGGGTCAAGGGACCTGCCGCGGACGGATCGCAGGACCTCCTTGTTATTAAGCCTTCCGGCGTCAGTTATGACGACCTGACACCCGAAGCGATGGTCGTCTGCGACCTCGAGGCAAACCTGATCCAGGGTGAAGGATCCCCATCATCCGACACCGCAGCCCACGCCTACGTCTACAAGCACATGCCCGAGGTCGGCGGCGTTGTCCACACGCACTCAACGTATGCAACGGCATGGGCGGCTCGCGGCGAAGAAATCCCCTGCGTGCTGACAATGATGGGCGACGAATTCGGCGGCCCGGTGCCCATCGGACCATTTGCGCTCATTGGGGATGACTCCATTGGCCGTGGCATCGTTGACACCCTCAAGGAATCGCGCAGCCCCGCCGTCCTCATGCAAAACCACGGACCCTTCACCATTGGAAAAGACGCCAAGGCTGCGGTCAAGGCCGCTGCGATGGTTGAAGAGGTCGCCCGAACAGTTCATATCTCTCGCCAGCTCGGTGAGCCGATTCCGATTCCGCAAGACAAAGTCGACTCCCTGTACAACCGCTACCAGTTTGTCTACGGCCAGCATGATTCGTCCGAGCAAATCACTGAAGGAGACAAGTAA